One Roseburia rectibacter DNA window includes the following coding sequences:
- a CDS encoding alpha/beta hydrolase has translation MFTKNNTMNEILNTEPVSRAIGNLFPTCFLNRVPLEHRDHTMAQIEKEETMEWGAPFLADAFLECANLIKETAETKKFKYIPLWGETDDASAGAKMPHWENGIPQSDLNTEEGVWLFTGDPAVDNEAFAHTAGSDSIPPYESTAVAEEKKIKTDLKPAVILCPGGGYEMVSFYNEGLQPAQRMERDGGYKAFVLCYRIRPNYYPLPQMDLARAVMYVRAHAAEYQVDPERIVIMGASAGGHLCASEALLHEELKENVLENLAKFQKADMVEQYRKISARPDAIGLLYPVISFTSEYHEGSYLYNTNEETGLREKLSVEFHITPDYPMTYAYANADDGCVPASNTVRLNEALEKAGVKHLCEVYPTGDHGIGLGYHTSAKMWSENMLAFFDKNL, from the coding sequence CAACCTGTTTTTTAAACCGTGTGCCGCTGGAACACAGAGATCATACGATGGCGCAGATCGAAAAAGAAGAAACAATGGAATGGGGAGCCCCGTTTTTGGCGGATGCTTTTTTAGAGTGTGCGAATCTGATCAAAGAAACAGCGGAGACAAAGAAATTCAAATATATTCCGCTCTGGGGCGAAACAGATGACGCGTCTGCAGGCGCTAAGATGCCGCACTGGGAAAATGGTATTCCACAGTCGGATTTAAATACAGAGGAAGGCGTCTGGTTATTTACCGGTGATCCAGCAGTAGATAATGAAGCATTTGCGCATACAGCAGGCAGCGATTCTATTCCTCCTTATGAATCCACGGCGGTCGCAGAGGAGAAAAAAATTAAAACAGACTTAAAGCCGGCGGTAATTCTCTGTCCCGGCGGTGGTTACGAGATGGTGTCCTTTTATAATGAGGGACTTCAGCCTGCACAGCGTATGGAGCGTGATGGCGGCTACAAGGCATTTGTTTTATGTTATCGGATTCGTCCGAACTATTATCCGCTGCCACAGATGGATCTTGCAAGAGCAGTTATGTATGTGCGGGCACATGCAGCGGAATATCAGGTAGACCCGGAACGGATCGTGATCATGGGTGCGTCTGCAGGCGGTCATCTCTGTGCAAGTGAAGCGCTGCTCCATGAGGAATTAAAGGAAAATGTACTGGAAAACCTTGCAAAATTCCAGAAAGCTGATATGGTAGAACAATACAGAAAAATTTCTGCCAGACCGGATGCCATAGGACTTTTGTATCCTGTTATCAGTTTTACTTCGGAATATCACGAGGGAAGTTATCTTTATAATACCAATGAGGAAACAGGACTGCGTGAAAAATTATCGGTAGAGTTCCATATCACACCGGATTATCCAATGACCTATGCCTATGCAAATGCGGATGACGGCTGTGTACCGGCGAGCAATACCGTGCGTTTAAATGAAGCACTTGAAAAAGCAGGTGTAAAGCATCTGTGTGAGGTATATCCGACCGGAGATCATGGAATCGGGCTTGGATACCATACTTCCGCAAAAATGTGGAGTGAAAATATGCTTGCTTTTTTCGATAAAAATTTGTAA
- a CDS encoding YkgJ family cysteine cluster protein has product MLQDINEISDGKIYGIHDMVRVGCSDCAGCHSCCEQMGDTVLVDPYDCKRLEKELGMGFEGLMQSYVGLHVEDGLIIPHLKMQEQTGTCVFLNEEGRCSIHAYRPGICRLFPLGRIYEEQGVSYFLQSGACERGKTKIKVEKWLDTPQLKRYQQFLTEWHSLKKNMQEYLSRMTKEEEKKTVCMMFLQIFFFRPYDSRRDFYEEWGERRKQLHSLLPE; this is encoded by the coding sequence ATGTTACAGGATATCAATGAGATTTCAGATGGAAAAATATATGGCATACATGATATGGTACGTGTTGGCTGCAGTGACTGTGCAGGCTGCCATAGCTGCTGTGAGCAGATGGGGGATACCGTTTTAGTTGATCCATACGATTGCAAAAGATTAGAAAAAGAGCTGGGGATGGGCTTTGAAGGACTGATGCAGTCTTATGTCGGACTTCATGTGGAAGATGGTCTGATCATTCCTCATTTGAAAATGCAGGAGCAGACGGGCACATGTGTATTTTTAAATGAGGAGGGAAGGTGCAGTATCCATGCATACCGTCCGGGCATCTGCAGATTATTTCCTCTGGGAAGAATTTATGAGGAGCAGGGTGTTTCCTATTTTCTGCAGAGTGGTGCCTGTGAACGCGGTAAAACGAAAATCAAAGTGGAAAAATGGTTAGATACGCCGCAGTTAAAACGATATCAGCAGTTTTTGACAGAGTGGCATAGTCTGAAAAAGAACATGCAGGAATATTTAAGCCGTATGACGAAAGAGGAAGAAAAGAAAACAGTCTGTATGATGTTTTTGCAGATTTTCTTTTTCCGTCCATACGATAGCAGGCGGGATTTTTATGAGGAATGGGGGGAGCGGAGAAAACAGCTTCATTCGCTCCTGCCAGAATAA
- a CDS encoding CidA/LrgA family protein encodes MKYLRQFMIILLFTFLGELLKYVLPFPVPASIYGLVLLFIALETRLLPLAAVKDAGKFMIEIMPLMFIPAGAGLIDAWDALRPICVQIVVIMVVSTIVVMIVSGHVTQFVMRRGKKKGEQK; translated from the coding sequence ATGAAGTATTTGAGACAATTTATGATCATTCTGTTGTTTACCTTTCTGGGAGAGCTGTTAAAATATGTGCTCCCGTTTCCGGTACCGGCAAGCATCTATGGCCTGGTTCTTTTATTTATTGCACTGGAAACAAGACTCCTTCCGCTTGCAGCAGTCAAAGATGCCGGAAAGTTCATGATCGAGATCATGCCGTTAATGTTTATTCCGGCCGGTGCAGGACTCATTGATGCATGGGATGCACTACGCCCAATTTGTGTACAGATCGTGGTGATCATGGTGGTATCAACGATCGTGGTTATGATCGTGTCCGGTCATGTGACACAATTTGTCATGCGCAGAGGGAAAAAGAAAGGAGAACAGAAATGA
- a CDS encoding LrgB family protein gives MREFLCDSVFLGVAISILAYELGVFLKKKLKLAVFNPLLISIVAVIIFLVVFHIPYERYNEGAKYLSYLLTPATVCLAIPLYEQFELLKQNVAAIFAGLISGVLTSVICVLVLSLLFHFDHAQYVTLLPKSITTAIGMGISEELGGYVTITVAVIIITGIIGNVLAETICRVFKIEEPVAKGIAIGSSSHALGTAKALELGEIEGAMSSLSIAVAGILTVIAAPIFATML, from the coding sequence ATGAGAGAGTTTTTATGTGATTCCGTATTTTTGGGCGTTGCGATCAGCATACTTGCATATGAGCTTGGCGTGTTTTTAAAGAAGAAATTAAAACTTGCGGTATTTAACCCGCTTCTGATATCGATCGTTGCCGTGATCATTTTTCTGGTTGTGTTCCATATTCCGTATGAGCGTTACAACGAGGGCGCAAAATATTTAAGCTATCTTCTGACTCCGGCAACGGTATGTCTGGCAATCCCGCTTTATGAGCAGTTTGAACTGCTGAAACAGAATGTTGCCGCGATTTTTGCTGGATTGATTTCCGGTGTTCTGACGAGTGTGATCTGTGTTCTGGTCTTATCACTGTTATTCCATTTTGACCATGCGCAGTATGTCACGCTTCTTCCAAAATCGATCACAACGGCGATCGGAATGGGAATCTCGGAAGAACTTGGCGGTTATGTCACGATCACGGTTGCGGTCATCATTATCACCGGTATCATCGGAAATGTGTTAGCAGAGACAATCTGCCGGGTTTTTAAGATCGAAGAACCGGTGGCAAAAGGAATTGCGATCGGATCATCTTCACATGCACTCGGAACGGCGAAAGCACTGGAACTTGGTGAAATCGAGGGCGCGATGAGCAGTCTTTCCATTGCGGTGGCAGGTATTCTGACGGTAATCGCTGCACCGATTTTTGCAACGATGTTGTAA
- a CDS encoding LysM peptidoglycan-binding domain-containing protein, whose amino-acid sequence MYCQNKIVHTIQAGDSLYKLSRQYHTTVTELILGNPGVNPYNLQIGMQLFICPGEGYVPQQNPGGGNMGGGTGNPGGGNMGGGTGNPGSNNETESEREDSILRLNEDMRLAWLNHVYWTRMYLMSAVADNADQQAVEERLLETADEITDVFARYLPIATTRQLRNLLTEHIEIAGQIIQALKAKNMSDYDALVKEWYRNANQMAALFASHNPYFESRETRNMLLNHLDLTREEIEQQVNGEYEQSIDVFRDVEQQALAMADYFARGLLAR is encoded by the coding sequence ATGTATTGTCAGAACAAAATTGTGCATACGATACAGGCAGGCGATTCCCTGTATAAATTATCGAGACAGTATCACACGACAGTGACGGAACTGATTCTTGGAAATCCGGGAGTCAATCCATATAATCTCCAGATCGGGATGCAGCTTTTTATCTGCCCGGGAGAGGGATATGTGCCTCAGCAGAATCCGGGAGGCGGAAACATGGGAGGAGGAACAGGCAATCCGGGAGGCGGAAACATGGGAGGAGGAACAGGCAATCCGGGAAGTAACAACGAGACCGAATCGGAGCGTGAGGATTCCATCCTCCGCCTCAACGAGGATATGCGTCTTGCGTGGTTAAATCATGTTTACTGGACCAGGATGTATCTGATGAGTGCAGTCGCAGACAATGCAGACCAGCAGGCGGTGGAAGAACGGCTGCTTGAGACTGCAGACGAGATCACGGATGTGTTTGCAAGGTATCTTCCGATCGCAACGACCAGACAGCTCCGCAATCTTCTGACGGAGCATATTGAGATCGCAGGACAGATTATTCAGGCATTGAAGGCAAAAAATATGTCTGATTATGATGCGCTGGTGAAGGAGTGGTACCGCAATGCCAATCAGATGGCAGCTCTTTTTGCCAGTCACAATCCGTATTTTGAGAGCAGGGAAACCAGAAATATGCTGTTAAATCATCTGGATCTGACCAGGGAGGAGATTGAGCAACAGGTCAATGGAGAGTATGAGCAGAGCATTGATGTGTTTCGGGACGTAGAGCAGCAGGCACTTGCGATGGCGGATTACTTTGCGAGAGGACTGCTGGCAAGATAA